In a genomic window of Capsicum annuum cultivar UCD-10X-F1 unplaced genomic scaffold, UCD10Xv1.1 ctg1489, whole genome shotgun sequence:
- the LOC124890250 gene encoding probable E3 ubiquitin-protein ligase RHC1A, translating into MSSGSYTHWCHRCRQPIQPLGGNCLCPNCGGGFVEELDDMIGSRSNIEDDPHFGLIDPFPDPRFGIMDALAAFMRQRMAGRNPNFDIRTRSGIVPGSGRGFGSGPWLIFHGQTPVSMTENDAFEYFFNGSPGMGQRRPNFDDLMGTGLQQLIEQLSMNDRQGPPPAPRSAIDALPTVRITQRHLNTDSQCSVCQDNFELGSEARQMPCKHLYHSDCIVPWLVRHNSCPVCRLELPSRASGSAPTNWTSRTGNVSSGTNNSSGRDNSGQNQGRRNLFSFLWPFRSSNQNTGNYTDERRGGSSSTTPYEENNEANYPAWRF; encoded by the coding sequence ATGTCGAGTGGGAGCTATACACACTGGTGCCACAGATGCAGGCAGCCAATTCAACCTTTAGGAGGTAATTGTCTTTGCCCAAATTGTGGCGGAGGTTTCGTTGAAGAGCTCGATGACATGATAGGTTCTAGATCAAATATTGAGGATGATCCTCATTTTGGATTGATTGATCCTTTTCCAGACCCAAGATTTGGTATAATGGATGCCCTTGCTGCATTCATGAGGCAGAGAATGGCaggaagaaaccctaactttgaCATAAGGACAAGATCTGGCATTGTTCCAGGAAGTGGGAGGGGCTTTGGTTCTGGTCCATGGTTGATATTTCATGGCCAAACTCCTGTTAGTATGACCGAAAATGATGCATTTGAGTACTTTTTCAATGGAAGCCCAGGAATGGGGCAGCGACGAcctaattttgatgatttgatgGGGACTGGGCTGCAACAGTTAATTGAGCAGCTCAGTATGAATGATAGGCAGGGGCCTCCCCCGGCACCTCGTTCGGCAATTGATGCTTTGCCTACTGTCAGGATCACACAAAGGCACCTCAACACTGATTCTCAATGCTCAGTTTGTCAAGATAACTTTGAATTGGGTTCTGAAGCAAGGCAAATGCCATGTAAGCATCTTTACCATTCAGATTGTATTGTACCTTGGTTGGTCAGGCACAACTCATGCCCTGTCTGCCGTCTTGAGCTGCCTTCACGAGCTTCTGGGAGTGCCCCGACCAATTGGACTTCCAGAACTGGAAACGTTAGCAGTGGCACCAACAACAGTAGTGGTAGGGACAACAGCGGTCAAAACCAAGGGAGGAGGAATCTTTTTTCATTCTTGTGGCCTTTTCGCTCGTCCAACCAAAACACTGGCAATTATACTGATGAGAGGAGAGGAGGAAGTAGCTCAACAACACCCTATGAAGAGAACAATGAAGCAAATTACCCTGCATGGCgcttttaa